One window of Fusarium keratoplasticum isolate Fu6.1 chromosome 2, whole genome shotgun sequence genomic DNA carries:
- a CDS encoding Zn(2)-C6 fungal-type domain-containing protein, with the protein MGWLGPRLQADKLDNSVCALTRQSLTMEDEIQVQSPSSIRRRRRKISNACIGCRNRKSRCSGRNPCERCVSRNVPCVFEEKEAKATVSVEYLDGLHARIKALETQLQDTQSSRTEGQLSVHGDAEERGSPDPSFENPLPDPEMPPPASAVSHSQDPRETSVIHQRLESEDLTNTLVTSEPQIKIHRYGHPAYLGHSSTLSFSRNVRNLLQRSSPIADPGSVSVERQDISYTTNLPPIALDLASIPLPRLSYAEYLTNTVVAHFGSLYSLFEPEAFLRTLRVFYSERGKGQVPDATLWHIQMLLVLAFGKSILSREHCEKGPSGMVYFTHAIEAMPDIRRLYEHPLLSIEILCLTALFMHATDLLQESYVTIGQALRMSVSNVMNKLFPEALRPPNVEYQRRLWWTVYCIDRKSAAMLGSPSVMRDDDISIPFPDAKKGDDAQNVFAIHVRISSYLGKILDVIYGIHGQQRNFLVEVKTILSRLAETSSVLREHLCLDLQQSRESVNREAATLHLLLHQCVILTVRPVLFSLLKPLLSPDTPSSSNTQPLSSAFESMLRMCIDSAIHILKIMSLLKHQMMCDIFLPYDIEALFSAAFALILVDIIRPANELLWDLPQVMGLLDEYISRHVVPAQAYRADLVQLLELHNKIRGGHVAPSPNIGDAGAVGQNSNLAGYAIAHPSQTGVSPDPVWSHIRNGDDGFVQPHPDAILSVIDDLDIEGADLLDTTLLDGGWVWELDDLSTDP; encoded by the exons ATGGGGTGGTTGGGCCCCAGGCTGCAGGCAGAtaag CTTGATAACTCAGTTTGTGCTCTCACCCGCCAAAGTTTGACCATGGAAGATGAGATTCAGGTCCAATCGCCCTCATCTATTCGGCGCCGTCGTAGAAAGATCTCCAATGC GTGCATAGGTTGTCGCAATCGCAAGTCCCGATGCTCTGGGAGAAACCCCTGTGAGAGATGCGTTAGCCGCAACGTGCCATGTGTATttgaagaaaaagaggcAAAAGCTACAGTTTCTGTCGA GTATCTCGACGGACTGCATGCTCGGATCAAGGCACTCGAGACTCAGCTCCAAGACACACAGAGCTCACGGACGGAGGGACAATTATCTGTTCATGGTGATGCCGAAGAACGGGGATCGCCAGATCCTTCATTCGAAAACCCCCTCCCAGATCCTGAGATGCCACCACCAGCCTCTGCCGTCTCACACAGTCAAGACCCAAGGGAGACGTCCGTTATACATCAGCGCCTCGAATCAGAGGACTTGACAAACACTCTAGTGACGTCGGAACCTCAAATAAAAATTCATCGCTACGGACATCCTG CCTATCTTGGGCACAGCTCAACTCTCAGCTTCAGTCGAAACGTACGCAACCTTCTTCAACGATCATCACCCATCGCGGATCCTGGGAGTGTGTCCGTGGAGCGCCAGGACATATCCTACACGACGAACCTGCCACCGATTGCACTTGATCTGGCCAGCATCCCACTGCCACGGCTCTCATATGCCGAGTACTTGACCAACACCGTGGTGGCACATTTCGGGTCGCTCTACTCCCTGTTTGAGCCAGAAGCTTTTCTTAGGACACTGAGAGTATTCTATAGTGAACGTGGCAAAGGCCAAGTTCCCGATGCGACACTCTGGCACATCCAGATGCTCCTTGTATTGGCGTTCGGCAAGTCCATATTGTCCAGAGAGCACTGCGAGAAGGGACCATCTGGAATGGTCTACTTCACCCACGCGATCGAGGCCATGCCAGACATTCGCAGGCTCTACGAACACCCTCTGCTGTCAATCGAGATCCTCTGCTTGACGGCTTTGTTCATGCACGCAACAGACCTCCTGCAAGAGTCCTACGTCACT ATAGGACAAGCCTTGCGCATGTCCGTCAGCAACGTTATGAACAAGCTCTTCCCTGAAGCGTTGCGACCGCCGAATGTCGAGTACCAGCGGAGACTCTGGTGGACGGTATACTGTATCGACAGGAAGAGTGCTGCTATGTTGGGCAGCCCTTCCGTCATGCGTGACGACGATATTTCCATCCCTTTCCCCGATGCAAAGAAGGGAGACGACGCGCAGAATGTTTTTGCCATTCATGTCAGGATCTCATCCTACCTAGGCAAGATCCTTGATG TCATCTATGGGATACATGGCCAACAAAGAAACTTTCTCGTTGAAGTCAAGACTATTCTTTCGCGCCTCGCGGAGACCTCCTCTGTGCTTCGGGAACACCTGTGTCTGGATCTTCAACAGTCAAGGGAGTCGGTTAATCGCGAAGCCGCCACACTACATCTATTACTCCACCAG TGCGTCATTCTGACTGTCCGGCCGGTACTGTTCTCCCTATTGAAGCCTCTTCTGAGCCCCGACACACCCTCATCAAGCAATACGCAACCTTTGTCTTCCGCCTTCGAGTCTATGCTGAGGATGTGTATCGACTCAGCGATACATATCCTCAAGATCATGTCGCTTCTGAAACATCAGATGATGTGTG ACATCTTCTTGCCATACGACATCGAGGCATTGTTCTCGGCAGCTTTTGCTCTAATATTGGTCGACATCATTAGGCCCGCGAATGAACTTCTCTGGGATCTACCTCAAGTTATGGGCCTACTCGACGAATACATCTCCAGACACGTCGTCCCAGCACAGGCTTACCGGGCGGACCTCGtacagctcctcgagcttcaCAACAAGATACGCGGCGGACATGTTGCTCCCTCTCCAAATATCGGTGACGCAGGAGCTGTTGGACAAAACTCGAACCTCGCTGGATATGCTATTGCTCATCCCAGTCAGACAGGTGTGTCACCCGATCCTGTGTGGTCGCACATCAGGAATGGGGATGACGGATTTGTCCAGCCGCACCCAGATGCAATTCTGTCAGTTATCGATGATTTAGATATTGAGGGGGCGGACCTTCTGGATACGACTTTGCTGGATGGGGGCTGGGTATGGGAGTTGGACGATCTCTCAACTGATCCATAG